In Candidatus Cloacimonadota bacterium, the following are encoded in one genomic region:
- a CDS encoding nucleoside kinase, translated as MFKVEIKINHKYYKKIAYSKPITIGEIIKEKEFKEKGIIAYVLNCDYTTSKELIKTDAEVDLITSNSSEGFRIYQDTAIFVMMKAFYRLFPAKTKFIVEHSIGNGVYGEIFGKDIFTAEKVKELKHEMLEIINRKLPIEKINISLSEAENIFSKKGNGEIFSHLSYHKIDIFKCEEYDDYFLRQLAENTSAIRNFDLLYHSPGIILRFPDKDSLQIKGEFQFPRKLFATHQEHDKWLKIIRVHNVSALNKAKDTYRLADMIQVEEALHEKKIVFIADEISRQKDVKVILIAGPSSSGKTTYAKRLSIHLRVNGLNPQIIQLDDYFLPRYLTPKKESGEFDFESLQAIDLQLLNDNLQDFLAGKEIDLPKFNFLTGERENIYRKLTPKKDAVLILEGIHGLNDKLTESVPFNQKVKIYVSALNNLNIDAHNRIPTTDSRKIRRIIRDHKFRGYSAEQTLDRWDSIAEGEDKNIFPFQENSDFMFNSTLTYELGVLKKHIMPLLQNVTCYCPQFQEAKRLIKLLDHISTIHDELVPSHSILREFIGGSLFNY; from the coding sequence TTGTTCAAAGTAGAGATCAAGATAAATCATAAATATTATAAGAAGATCGCTTATTCCAAACCGATCACGATCGGGGAGATCATAAAGGAAAAAGAATTCAAGGAGAAAGGAATCATTGCGTATGTACTGAATTGTGACTATACAACTTCAAAAGAACTTATTAAAACGGATGCAGAAGTAGATCTGATCACCTCTAATTCTTCGGAAGGTTTCCGCATTTATCAGGACACGGCTATTTTCGTTATGATGAAGGCATTTTATCGTCTCTTTCCCGCAAAAACGAAATTTATCGTGGAACATTCTATCGGGAATGGTGTCTACGGAGAGATCTTCGGCAAAGACATTTTTACGGCAGAGAAGGTGAAAGAACTTAAACATGAAATGCTCGAGATCATAAACAGGAAACTTCCTATAGAGAAGATCAATATCAGTCTTTCCGAAGCGGAAAACATATTTTCAAAAAAAGGAAACGGAGAGATCTTTTCTCATTTATCCTATCATAAGATAGATATTTTCAAATGCGAGGAATATGATGATTATTTCCTGAGGCAACTCGCAGAAAATACTTCTGCGATCCGGAATTTTGATCTGCTTTATCATTCACCGGGGATCATTTTGAGATTTCCGGATAAGGATTCCCTTCAAATAAAGGGAGAATTTCAATTTCCGCGTAAACTTTTTGCCACGCACCAGGAGCATGATAAATGGTTGAAGATAATAAGAGTTCATAATGTGAGTGCGCTCAATAAAGCAAAGGATACTTATCGTCTGGCAGATATGATCCAGGTCGAGGAAGCCCTTCACGAGAAGAAGATCGTGTTCATTGCGGACGAAATATCAAGGCAAAAGGATGTGAAGGTGATCCTGATCGCAGGTCCTTCTTCTTCCGGGAAAACGACTTATGCCAAAAGACTTTCCATCCATCTGCGGGTCAATGGTCTTAATCCGCAAATTATCCAGTTAGATGATTATTTCCTGCCGCGTTATCTGACTCCAAAAAAGGAAAGCGGAGAATTTGATTTCGAGTCTTTACAGGCAATCGATCTCCAGCTTCTGAACGATAATCTGCAGGATTTTCTTGCCGGTAAAGAGATAGACCTGCCGAAATTCAATTTCCTGACCGGAGAAAGAGAGAATATTTACCGGAAACTTACTCCCAAAAAAGATGCTGTTCTGATCCTCGAAGGAATTCATGGTTTGAATGATAAGCTGACAGAGTCTGTTCCTTTCAATCAGAAGGTGAAAATATATGTGAGTGCGTTGAACAACCTCAATATAGATGCTCATAATCGTATTCCTACGACAGATTCCCGTAAGATCAGGAGAATTATCCGCGATCATAAGTTCCGTGGTTATTCGGCAGAGCAGACACTCGACCGTTGGGATAGTATTGCTGAAGGTGAGGATAAGAATATCTTTCCTTTCCAGGAAAACTCTGACTTTATGTTCAACTCCACTCTTACTTATGAGCTCGGAGTTCTGAAAAAACATATTATGCCCCTTTTGCAGAATGTAACCTGCTATTGTCCCCAGTTCCAGGAAGCAAAAAGACTGATAAAACTCCTCGATCATATCTCCACTATCCATGATGAACTGGTGCCGTCTCATTCTATTTTGCGGGAATTTATCGGGGGGAGCTTGTTTAATTATTAA
- a CDS encoding YitT family protein yields MIKNLIRRHIIQHVGIACGAMLLAISYSWFLIPYKISPGGVSGLAQILFHIFHIPAGTSMLLLNIPLFVLSFIFMGKRFGARSLYGMIMASILTDFMDLKNLHSLGLIKDLAKYTFEQNGEQVIAMLSPQDIYLSAIAGSVLLGLGLGIIFRFRGSTGGTDIPVALIKQKFGVSIGMGYWIVETLIILSIGIVFSDLKLIIWGYVNLFITAKITDLASMGMPYVKGVYIISEQSDKIKEKIFDKINRGVTFLKAEGAYSGKEFNMIFCAMNRRHVALMREIVKDIDPKAFVLLTDVSDVMGYGFRSRELNLTEND; encoded by the coding sequence ATGATAAAAAATTTAATTAGAAGGCATATCATTCAGCATGTTGGAATTGCCTGCGGAGCAATGCTGCTGGCGATTTCCTATTCCTGGTTTCTGATCCCGTATAAGATTTCTCCGGGTGGAGTGAGCGGATTAGCCCAGATACTTTTTCATATCTTCCATATCCCGGCAGGAACTTCGATGTTATTATTGAATATCCCGCTTTTTGTGTTAAGTTTTATTTTTATGGGGAAAAGATTCGGAGCGCGCTCTCTTTATGGAATGATCATGGCTTCTATCCTGACTGATTTTATGGATTTGAAGAATCTTCATTCATTGGGTTTGATCAAAGATTTGGCAAAATATACTTTTGAGCAGAATGGAGAACAGGTGATTGCCATGCTTTCTCCTCAGGATATCTACCTCTCTGCGATTGCCGGTTCTGTTCTTCTCGGTTTAGGATTGGGAATCATCTTCCGTTTCAGAGGTTCGACCGGCGGAACGGATATTCCCGTTGCTCTGATCAAACAGAAGTTCGGAGTTTCCATAGGAATGGGCTATTGGATCGTTGAAACTTTGATCATCCTTTCTATCGGCATTGTCTTCTCCGATCTGAAACTTATTATCTGGGGATATGTAAATTTGTTTATCACTGCAAAAATAACTGATCTGGCAAGTATGGGTATGCCGTATGTCAAAGGTGTTTATATAATTTCGGAACAATCTGATAAGATCAAAGAAAAGATATTTGATAAGATAAATCGCGGAGTAACCTTCCTCAAAGCTGAAGGTGCGTATTCTGGGAAAGAATTCAATATGATCTTCTGTGCGATGAATAGAAGACATGTTGCATTGATGCGGGAAATTGTTAAGGATATCGATCCCAAAGCCTTTGTCCTCCTGACCGATGTTTCCGATGTGATGGGTTACGGTTTCCGCAGTAGAGAACTAAACCTGACGGAGAATGATTAA